Below is a window of Andrena cerasifolii isolate SP2316 chromosome 5, iyAndCera1_principal, whole genome shotgun sequence DNA.
ataataaattacattttcaacacACATACAACTCCTTTGGCTCAATAACTAGCCATGACTAGTATTTAACACGATGCAGTACTTTGTTACTTTGCACCTTCGTTCGTTACGATAAGCTTCACTATAGTAACAAACCTTACATCGCCACTACTAACGAAatcaataaaatttaattaagtgtgcGAGTGTACACGCATACAAATTGAATATTATCAAGATTTCTTGATATcctgaaattttataatactgCATTTAATAGTTGGAATTATTCTTTAGTAATCCTAACAACACGAAGGtctatattgaaaataatttaatcgcTATCCATTGTAGAAGAATCCCTTAACTCTGATTCATCAACATAATGACTCTTCGAATTTCTTTCTTCTGCAGACTTTACACACTACAAGTTTATTAACACATTGGTCATAATTCGAGATTGCAACTCCTGTTCCTTTACGTAGCATATTTATCCTGCAAACCATGAAATTACATAAGAAGATACTTACATCTATGACTCGTATTCGCGGCGCTGCAATTTGCTCAGGGAAATGCCATGGTTTGTAATTTGGATTATTCAGCACCTTCCAATCGGGATATGCAACAGAAGCTTTATGCAACTTTTTAACCATCTGAAAGAGAAATATATACCTAGTTAATGAGTTTGCGCTCTAGCGCGAGATTGGTTTATTTGTAATCAATGTACGAGAACACGTACTCGCGGTGCAAATATTTGTGTGACTTTATTGACCAACCAAACTGGCAGCTTTCCATGCGGATCGGTATGCGATACGTAACCCAGTTCAGAACCATCGCCATTTCGTGATGGTCTCACGATGTATCCTTGAATCAGAGATTTCAATAATGAAATACTAATTAAACGTTTACTAATCTCTATTTTCACTTTCGAATCTTACCTGTAAGGTAAGATGTTGCCCGCACAAATTGCTTTCTCGGTGGGTAATCCTTATGGAAAACAGAATGATTTATAATCAACTGTTCTATGCCGGTATCAAGCCACGATCTTTGTAGAACGAAATCTCTATTCTTCAACGGAGACGGACAGGCCACTAGTCGATATACATTCAATTTTCATTGAAACAGTTCCAATTCATATATACGTGCATACAAATAATGTTATACCTAACAATGATAATAATACTCACTGGAATAATAACCAATATCATTGTTAGGATTAAAAAAACCTATGTCCTTCGATTCGATCATATGAGTATCCCATACTTTCCTGTAATCAGGATCGTGCAATACATCGTACAATGTTTCTGGTAAAACGTCAGAGAAGCGAGTTCTAATCTGCAAAATATTTTAACATCACCCAGTCAGTCATTTGTTATATTCGATGATGAAAGCAGACTGACATCAGAGAGCCAACAAATTGTGCTGCCTCAGCCTGCGAGCAGATTGGCGGCAGGGTCTtctgatacaatttaatggcagAAATCGATCAGATTCTGTGCAACGCGATTTGGGGGCAGATAGGCAGCAGAATCCTGACTTCAGGATCTGACCTCGGAACTATAGTTAAATGCGGACATAGTAGGCCCCGAATCTGACGCAGGATCTACTCGAATCTGTTGCCAATCTGCTGGCATGCTGCGGTCAGTTTGTTTACTGGGTAACGTCGCAGCAGTTAATTACGAC
It encodes the following:
- the LOC143368696 gene encoding START domain-containing protein 10 — its product is MNAMNNRKYSTKMDIGIVKIAEDKDFEKLKQLYDDNNEWRLDYNKPDLSVWTKTVPGISFRIVKIRTRFSDVLPETLYDVLHDPDYRKVWDTHMIESKDIGFFNPNNDIGYYSMACPSPLKNRDFVLQRSWLDTGIEQLIINHSVFHKDYPPRKQFVRATSYLTGYIVRPSRNGDGSELGYVSHTDPHGKLPVWLVNKVTQIFAPRMVKKLHKASVAYPDWKVLNNPNYKPWHFPEQIAAPRIRVIDCVKSAEERNSKSHYVDESELRDSSTMDSD